The following is a genomic window from Spirosoma foliorum.
TTCTCCCGCGCGTAGCTCAAACACGACACAATCGAGTTCGGATTCCGCTTATCGAAGGTCATAAACTGAATCACATTTTCCCGGGTAGGGAGCTTGTAGAACTCTTTAAAGAGGTCATTATCAGCCGTTGCAATCAACAAGGGTTCCCACTGCTGATCAACATTGGGCGGTAAATCGAGGGCCAGATTAAAATTCACACTCATGAAACGGGCATAATTTTCAGCCCGCTCAATGTAGCGATGCATCCAGTAAACAGAATTGGCAACGCGGCTCAGCATAACGTATAAAGTTGGGATAAAACGGTGGATGACCAACAAAAATAGGGATTTGTGCTGGTTCAACAAGACAATAAAACCAATTATAACCTGTTCACAAAACAATCGTCTATTTAAAAGTCTCTCATAGTTTTCGGCATATACCAGTTAGAACGGCTAACAAAATCAATCAAAAGCTAAGCACGCGGTTAGAAAACCAGGCTTTATTCCTTATAGTGTGAAGTATATCTTTACTCCCAAGTTACGCAACTATATGACCTGTAAATTGTATTCACTACTCACTCTTGGTCTGCTCCTGAGTACGGCCACTTTTGCTATGCCTAAGCCGAGTCCAGCTAAGTCGGAACAGTCTGGTACTGCCCCAAGTACTAAATTCTATGAAGTTCGAATCTATCATCCAACGCCGGGTAAATATGCCGAAATTGTGGATCGATTCCGGCAGTATACGACAAAGATTTTCGAGAAACACGGCATGGAAAATATCGGTTACTGGACTCCTACCGATACAACCAACAAAGAGTTAATCTACATTCTGGCTTACCCCAGCCGGGAAGCTCGTGATGCGTCCTGGAAGGCGTTTGGCAGCGACCCCGAGTGGAAAGCAGTTGTGGCCAAAACAGAAGCTAACGGCAAACTGGTTGATCATGTCGATCAGATTTTCATGACCGAGTCAGACATTTCGCCCAAAATTAAAGTAGGTCAGAAATCGCCCGCCCGCACCTTCGAGCTGCGTACCTATACGCCTACTCCCGGCAAACTGGATAACTTGCTGGCGCGTTTCCGTGATCATACCATCAAGCTATTTAGCAAACATGGCATGACGCACATTGGCTACTGGATCACACAGGAAAAAGACCCCAATGCACAGCCTAAACTGGTTTACATTCTGGCTCACCCCAGCGAAGCTGAAGGCAAAGCGCATTTCGAAGAATTCCGCAAAGATCCGAAGTGGGTTGCCGTCAAAGAAGAATCGGAAAAAAATGCAGGCGGATCGCTAACAACCAAAGTAGAGTCGGTCTATATGGTACCAACGGATTACTCGCCTATTAAATAACTCCGGCAAACAACCTCTTTCATCAATCGGTTTCTGACGTAAACAACCAACGTTATGAAACCGATTGATCGTTTAGTGACCACGCTCGTTGATAATGCCGGGCTGGGCACTTTATCGCGCCAGGATTTTCTTCAGTTCACGGGCCGTAGTCTGGCC
Proteins encoded in this region:
- a CDS encoding NIPSNAP family protein is translated as MTCKLYSLLTLGLLLSTATFAMPKPSPAKSEQSGTAPSTKFYEVRIYHPTPGKYAEIVDRFRQYTTKIFEKHGMENIGYWTPTDTTNKELIYILAYPSREARDASWKAFGSDPEWKAVVAKTEANGKLVDHVDQIFMTESDISPKIKVGQKSPARTFELRTYTPTPGKLDNLLARFRDHTIKLFSKHGMTHIGYWITQEKDPNAQPKLVYILAHPSEAEGKAHFEEFRKDPKWVAVKEESEKNAGGSLTTKVESVYMVPTDYSPIK